One Phenylobacterium hankyongense DNA segment encodes these proteins:
- the ilvD gene encoding dihydroxy-acid dehydratase: MPAYRSRTSTHGRNMAGARGLWRATGMKDADFGKPIIAVVNSFTQFVPGHVHLKDLGQLVAREIERAGGVAKEFNTIAVDDGIAMGHDGMLYSLPSRELIADSVEYMANAHCVDALVCISNCDKITPGMLMASLRLNIPTVFVSGGPMEAGKVVLRGKEVALDLVDAMVAAADESVSDAEVAAIERSACPTCGSCSGMFTANSMNCLTEALGLSLPGNGSVLATHADRERLFLEAGHLIVDITRRYYEQEDTSLLPRSVANFAAFENAMSLDIAMGGSTNTVLHLLAAAHEAEVDFTMEDIDRLSRRVPCLSKVAPAKSDVHMEDVHRAGGVMAILGELDRAGLLNTDTPTVHSPSLAEALDRWDIVRTASETVHTFYKAAPGGVPTQVAFSQSRRWADLDLDRESGVIRSAEHAFSKDGGLAVLKGNLAEEGCIVKTAGVDDSILVFSGPARVFESQDAAVSAILTGKIAAGDVVVIRYEGPRGGPGMQEMLYPTSYLKSKGLGKACALITDGRFSGGTSGLSIGHVSPEAAEGGVIGLIEDGDRIEIDIPGRSIELKVPAADLAERRAAMSARGSEAWKPVGRDRKVSSALRAYAAFTTSAARGAVRDLQSPSAPTSR, encoded by the coding sequence ATGCCCGCCTATCGCTCCCGCACCTCGACCCACGGCCGCAACATGGCGGGCGCCCGCGGCCTTTGGCGCGCGACGGGGATGAAGGACGCGGATTTCGGCAAGCCGATCATCGCGGTCGTGAACTCCTTCACCCAGTTCGTCCCGGGGCACGTGCATCTGAAGGACCTCGGGCAACTGGTGGCGCGGGAGATCGAGCGCGCCGGCGGCGTGGCCAAGGAGTTCAACACGATCGCCGTCGACGACGGCATCGCCATGGGCCACGACGGCATGCTCTACAGCCTGCCGTCGCGCGAACTGATCGCCGACAGCGTCGAGTACATGGCCAATGCGCACTGCGTTGACGCCCTGGTCTGCATCTCCAACTGCGACAAGATCACGCCCGGCATGCTGATGGCGTCGCTGCGGCTGAACATCCCGACGGTGTTCGTCTCCGGCGGCCCGATGGAAGCCGGCAAGGTCGTCCTCCGGGGCAAGGAGGTCGCCCTCGACCTCGTGGACGCCATGGTCGCCGCGGCCGACGAATCCGTCAGCGACGCCGAGGTGGCCGCCATCGAGCGGTCCGCCTGCCCGACCTGCGGCTCGTGCTCGGGCATGTTCACCGCCAATTCGATGAACTGCCTGACCGAAGCGCTCGGCCTGTCGCTTCCCGGCAACGGCTCGGTCCTCGCGACCCACGCCGACCGCGAGCGCCTGTTCCTCGAAGCCGGACACCTGATCGTCGACATCACCCGCAGGTATTACGAGCAGGAGGATACGAGCCTCCTGCCGCGGTCGGTGGCGAACTTCGCGGCGTTCGAGAACGCCATGAGCCTCGACATCGCCATGGGCGGCTCCACCAACACCGTCCTGCACCTCCTGGCGGCGGCGCATGAGGCGGAAGTCGATTTCACCATGGAAGACATCGACCGCCTGTCGCGTCGGGTGCCGTGCCTGTCGAAAGTCGCGCCGGCCAAGTCGGACGTGCACATGGAGGACGTCCACCGCGCCGGCGGGGTGATGGCGATCCTCGGCGAGCTGGACCGCGCGGGCCTTCTCAACACCGACACGCCCACGGTGCACAGCCCGAGCCTCGCAGAGGCCCTCGACCGCTGGGATATCGTCCGCACCGCCAGCGAGACCGTCCACACCTTCTACAAGGCGGCGCCCGGCGGCGTGCCGACCCAGGTCGCCTTCAGCCAGAGCCGCCGCTGGGCGGACCTCGATCTGGACCGCGAATCCGGGGTCATCCGCAGCGCCGAGCACGCCTTCTCGAAGGACGGCGGCCTGGCGGTTCTGAAGGGCAATCTCGCCGAGGAGGGCTGCATCGTGAAGACGGCGGGCGTGGACGACAGCATCCTCGTCTTCTCCGGCCCGGCGCGGGTGTTCGAAAGCCAGGACGCCGCCGTCAGCGCCATCCTGACCGGCAAGATCGCGGCGGGCGACGTCGTCGTGATCCGCTACGAGGGACCGCGCGGCGGCCCGGGCATGCAGGAGATGCTGTATCCGACCAGCTACCTGAAATCGAAGGGCCTCGGGAAGGCCTGCGCCCTGATCACCGACGGCCGGTTCTCCGGCGGCACCTCCGGCCTGTCGATCGGCCACGTTTCGCCCGAGGCGGCGGAGGGCGGCGTGATCGGGTTGATCGAAGACGGCGATCGGATCGAGATCGATATCCCCGGCCGTTCGATCGAACTGAAGGTCCCGGCGGCGGATCTGGCGGAACGGCGCGCGGCCATGTCGGCGCGAGGTTCCGAAGCCTGGAAGCCGGTCGGGCGCGACAGGAAGGTGTCGTCAGCCTTGCGCGCCTACGCGGCCTTCACCACCAGCGCCGCACGCGGCGCGGTCCGGGACCTCCAATCACCGTCGGCGCCGACCAGCCGGTAA
- a CDS encoding amidohydrolase family protein → MRPGKPPKASPAARGLAAAVSCVAIWGAAGVHAQTPPPAPVAAAAGLPLQPARHIAFDTDEGAWLSLTVSPDGHTIVFDLLGDLYALDGQGGTARPLTRGMAFDSQPAFSPDGAKIAFVSDRSGAENLWVANADGSDARQVTRNDSVHEYVSPAWSADGRSLFASLYRSDLNAIELWRYPVEDGGPGQELTGGKFSALGAAPSRDGRFVYYAAHVGKVFEDDVTLPLWSIDRLDLSTGQEETIVTNQGSAMRPVLSPDGRALVYAVRAQGQTALRIRTLDGGADRALVQPIQRDVQEALPTRDLVPGYAFTPDGQALLANIGGRIQRIEVATGATSTTPFNAHVALDLGPLLRQALKAETGPVRARLIQGPVQSPDGGRIAFSALGRIYVMDLKGGAPRPVTGAAERAFQPAWSPDGRTLAYVTWASPQGGQLWVAPADGRGPARRMDAVDAYYTDPAFTPDGRSLMALRSSAYERMHTLQEPLWTGRAFGPLRQADLIAVPLQGGAAKVVATGQMSGTPQFTRDPARVFIVSDQGLDSIGLDGADRQTVLSATGPGFYFQSTDVPADDIMISPDGRWALIQIAQQLQLVGVPAPGDAATPIDLNRPRTPHRKLTSVGADFFGWADGGRTITWAVGSTFYRRPLSGVVLDPPDTPVDQGDRPMPGKGSVEAFRASVEVPRDRGPAPVVLRGATAVTMKGDEVIADADIVVRDGRIAAIGPRGQVSLPAGAAIEDLGGRFVTPGFIDVHDHFGEIRRGVLDFDDWGFKATLAYGVTTALDPSTLSIDMLAYQDLIEAGQVVAPRLYSTATAVFSYNRFTSLQQVEDVVSRYVEHYRTRNLKEYRTGPRRVRQWVAMAARDQGSMPTTEGALDMKLDLTQILDGFSGNEHTLAAVPLYRDVVELLARSGTSYDVTMEISHGGPPAGEGFIAATRPYDDPKVAAFYPRFVRDKLFTRVHWVDPREEIYPQVAASAGAVQRAGGVVGIGSHGNYPGIGYHWELFAMASGGLTPREVLRAATVGSAQTIGRAGELGSLEPGKFADLLVFARDPLADIKNVGSLQQVMKNGRLYDAADLKVISPVAPRRADVSVRVGRASHEREKPTR, encoded by the coding sequence ATGAGGCCGGGCAAGCCTCCGAAGGCGTCACCTGCGGCGCGCGGCCTCGCCGCCGCGGTGAGCTGCGTCGCGATCTGGGGGGCCGCGGGCGTCCACGCGCAGACGCCGCCGCCGGCCCCGGTCGCCGCAGCCGCCGGCCTGCCCCTGCAGCCCGCCCGCCACATCGCCTTCGACACCGACGAGGGCGCCTGGCTCTCGCTCACGGTCTCGCCGGATGGCCACACCATCGTCTTCGACCTGTTGGGCGATCTCTACGCCCTGGATGGCCAGGGCGGGACGGCGCGGCCGCTGACCCGGGGCATGGCCTTCGACTCGCAGCCGGCCTTCTCGCCGGATGGCGCGAAGATCGCCTTCGTCAGCGACCGCTCGGGGGCCGAGAACCTGTGGGTCGCCAACGCCGACGGTTCGGACGCGCGGCAGGTGACCCGCAACGACAGCGTCCACGAATATGTCTCGCCGGCGTGGTCCGCCGACGGTCGCAGCCTGTTCGCGTCGCTCTACCGGTCCGACCTGAACGCCATCGAGCTGTGGCGCTATCCGGTTGAGGACGGCGGTCCGGGGCAGGAGTTGACCGGCGGCAAGTTCAGCGCCCTGGGCGCGGCGCCGTCCCGCGACGGTCGGTTCGTCTACTATGCGGCCCACGTCGGCAAGGTGTTCGAGGACGACGTCACCCTGCCGCTGTGGTCGATCGATCGCCTGGACCTGAGCACCGGGCAGGAGGAGACGATCGTCACCAACCAGGGCAGCGCCATGCGCCCGGTGCTGTCGCCGGACGGCCGTGCGCTGGTCTACGCCGTGCGCGCGCAGGGCCAGACGGCGCTCCGCATCCGCACCCTCGACGGCGGCGCGGACCGCGCCCTGGTCCAGCCGATCCAGCGCGACGTCCAGGAGGCGCTGCCCACCCGCGACCTCGTGCCGGGCTACGCCTTCACGCCCGACGGACAGGCGCTGTTGGCCAACATCGGCGGCCGCATCCAGCGGATCGAGGTCGCGACCGGGGCGACCTCAACGACGCCGTTCAACGCCCACGTGGCGCTCGATCTCGGCCCGCTGCTGCGGCAGGCGCTGAAGGCGGAGACCGGTCCGGTGCGGGCGCGGTTGATCCAGGGCCCCGTCCAGTCGCCGGACGGCGGCCGCATCGCCTTCTCGGCCCTCGGCCGGATCTACGTCATGGACCTGAAGGGCGGCGCGCCGCGGCCGGTGACGGGCGCGGCCGAGCGCGCCTTCCAGCCGGCCTGGTCGCCGGACGGCCGGACCCTGGCCTACGTGACCTGGGCCTCGCCGCAAGGCGGCCAGCTGTGGGTCGCGCCCGCCGACGGCCGCGGACCGGCGCGGCGGATGGACGCCGTGGACGCCTACTACACGGACCCGGCCTTCACACCAGATGGGCGCAGCCTGATGGCGCTGCGGTCCAGCGCCTATGAGCGCATGCACACCCTGCAGGAGCCGCTGTGGACGGGCCGCGCGTTCGGGCCGCTCCGGCAGGCGGACCTGATCGCCGTACCGCTCCAGGGCGGCGCGGCGAAAGTCGTCGCCACCGGCCAGATGAGCGGGACGCCGCAGTTCACCCGGGACCCCGCGCGCGTGTTCATCGTCTCCGACCAGGGCCTCGACTCCATCGGCCTGGACGGGGCGGACCGACAGACGGTGCTCTCCGCCACCGGGCCGGGATTCTATTTCCAGTCCACCGACGTTCCGGCCGACGACATCATGATCAGTCCGGACGGCCGGTGGGCGCTGATCCAGATCGCCCAGCAGCTGCAGCTGGTCGGCGTTCCCGCCCCGGGCGACGCCGCGACGCCGATCGACCTCAACCGGCCCCGCACGCCGCACCGCAAGCTGACCAGCGTCGGCGCGGACTTCTTCGGCTGGGCGGACGGCGGGCGGACGATCACCTGGGCGGTGGGCTCGACCTTCTACCGTCGGCCGCTGTCCGGCGTCGTGCTCGACCCGCCGGATACGCCGGTCGACCAGGGCGACCGGCCGATGCCGGGGAAGGGGAGCGTGGAAGCCTTCCGGGCGAGCGTCGAGGTCCCGCGGGATCGGGGTCCGGCCCCGGTCGTGCTGAGAGGCGCCACCGCCGTCACCATGAAGGGCGACGAGGTGATCGCCGACGCCGACATCGTGGTGCGCGACGGCCGCATCGCCGCCATCGGGCCGCGCGGGCAGGTGAGCCTGCCGGCGGGCGCGGCCATCGAGGATCTCGGCGGCCGCTTCGTCACGCCCGGCTTCATCGACGTGCACGACCACTTCGGCGAGATCCGGCGCGGCGTCCTGGATTTCGACGACTGGGGCTTCAAGGCGACGCTCGCCTACGGCGTCACCACCGCCCTGGACCCCTCCACCCTGTCGATCGACATGCTGGCCTACCAAGACCTGATCGAGGCGGGCCAGGTCGTGGCGCCGCGGCTCTACTCCACCGCCACGGCGGTCTTCTCCTACAACCGCTTCACCTCGCTGCAGCAGGTCGAGGACGTGGTCTCGCGCTATGTCGAGCACTACCGGACGCGCAACCTCAAGGAGTACCGGACTGGCCCGCGGCGGGTGCGCCAGTGGGTCGCCATGGCGGCGCGCGACCAGGGATCGATGCCCACCACCGAGGGCGCCCTGGACATGAAGCTCGACCTGACCCAGATCCTCGACGGCTTCTCCGGCAACGAGCACACGCTGGCCGCCGTGCCCCTCTATCGCGACGTGGTCGAGCTCCTGGCGCGCTCGGGAACGAGCTACGACGTGACGATGGAGATCTCGCACGGCGGGCCGCCGGCGGGAGAGGGCTTCATCGCCGCGACGCGGCCCTATGACGATCCCAAGGTGGCCGCCTTCTACCCTCGCTTCGTGCGGGACAAGCTGTTCACCCGCGTCCACTGGGTCGACCCGCGGGAGGAGATCTATCCGCAGGTCGCCGCCTCGGCCGGCGCGGTCCAGCGGGCGGGCGGGGTCGTGGGGATCGGCAGCCACGGCAACTACCCGGGCATCGGCTATCACTGGGAGCTGTTCGCCATGGCCTCGGGCGGCCTGACCCCTCGCGAGGTCCTGCGCGCGGCCACCGTCGGATCGGCGCAGACCATCGGACGGGCGGGCGAGCTCGGCAGCCTCGAGCCGGGAAAGTTCGCCGACCTCCTTGTCTTCGCCCGCGACCCGCTGGCCGACATCAAGAACGTCGGCTCGCTCCAGCAGGTGATGAAGAACGGTCGCCTCTACGATGCCGCCGACCTGAAGGTGATCTCGCCGGTCGCGCCGCGGCGCGCAGATGTGAGCGTCCGCGTTGGGCGGGCGAGCCATGAGCGGGAGAAGCCGACCCGCTGA
- a CDS encoding LysR family transcriptional regulator, with product MDVRQLRQFAAVAETLHFGRAAARLNMTQPPLSQSIMALERELGAPLFVRTKRSVALTPFGGQWLVHVRAVLGDVAALPDIAKRLRDGEAGQLELSFVSTADYSVLPRLVRRYASLYPAVQIALREATSEVQIAALLEGAGHAGIIIPPASGALPAALSYRCLLSEQLVAAVPESWLEDGRLPLHSGRLNPAAVVQAPLIIFPRRAAPAFHDLITGYFTTHGGTARIVQEALQMQTIISLVSAEMGVALVPASLRNLARTGVRYVDLAGEVPSLETGVVWRQDDLTPTLNRFLQVAFEGLGGV from the coding sequence ATGGATGTACGCCAGCTTCGACAGTTCGCCGCGGTGGCGGAGACGCTGCATTTCGGACGCGCGGCGGCGCGGCTGAACATGACCCAGCCGCCGCTCAGCCAGTCGATCATGGCGCTGGAGCGTGAGCTTGGCGCGCCGCTCTTCGTCCGCACCAAGCGCAGCGTCGCGCTGACCCCCTTCGGCGGACAGTGGCTGGTCCACGTTCGCGCGGTGCTCGGCGACGTGGCTGCGTTGCCTGACATCGCCAAACGGCTGCGTGATGGCGAGGCGGGGCAGCTGGAGCTGTCGTTCGTCAGCACCGCGGACTACAGCGTCCTGCCGAGGCTCGTACGGCGGTACGCCTCCCTCTACCCCGCCGTCCAGATCGCCCTGAGGGAGGCCACCAGCGAGGTGCAGATCGCGGCCTTGCTGGAGGGCGCGGGGCATGCCGGCATCATCATCCCGCCGGCCAGCGGCGCCCTGCCGGCGGCGCTCAGCTATCGCTGTCTCCTGTCGGAGCAGCTCGTCGCCGCCGTGCCGGAAAGCTGGCTTGAAGACGGACGCCTGCCCCTCCATTCCGGACGCCTGAACCCAGCCGCCGTGGTCCAGGCGCCGCTGATCATCTTCCCGAGGCGTGCGGCCCCCGCCTTCCACGATCTGATCACGGGCTACTTCACGACCCACGGCGGAACGGCGCGTATCGTTCAGGAGGCCCTCCAGATGCAGACGATCATCAGCCTGGTCTCCGCCGAGATGGGCGTCGCGCTTGTGCCCGCCTCGTTGCGCAACCTCGCGCGCACGGGCGTCCGATACGTTGATCTGGCCGGGGAGGTCCCGTCGCTGGAGACGGGCGTCGTCTGGCGCCAGGATGACCTGACCCCGACGTTGAACCGCTTTCTACAGGTCGCGTTCGAAGGACTCGGCGGCGTCTGA